The DNA sequence GCCCCAGTCGGCGCGTTCCGCGCCGCCCCGGTAGCCGCGGTAGACCTGCTCCTGCCAGAGTCTGCCGCCGCCGTTGGCCTGGTCTCCCCAGCGCGGCGACAGCGACAGCGACAGGCCTTGCTGCCGGCTCCCCACGCTGAGCGTCACCCCGACTCCTCGCTCGCGATATCCGGCGGCCGAATGCAGCACCAGCATCCGCCCCTGGGCGTCGACCCGCACCCGGCCCCGAGCCGCCCGCAGGCCGCCGGCCAACTCCAGGCCGGTCCCCGTCTGTCCCGCCCCGCCGTCGCGCCGCACGTGCGCCTCGACGAACGGCGCCAGCGCCAGTCCGTTTTTCATCCGCACCGGACGCGACACGTCCGTGCCGAAGCGCGCCTGGCTGACCCCCACCCGGTGCGCGTCGATGGTCTCCTCCCCCGCCCCGGTGGCCAGCCGCGCCCACGCCGCGTCCCCCCGCAGACCGATCTCGGCCCGGCCGCCCGCCGCGCCGTAGCGCCGCCGCACCTCCACCAGGCCCAGGCCCAGGCCCAGACCGCTGGTTCCCAGGCGACCGCTCCGCCGCACGTTCTCCACTTCGCCCCAGCCTCCGCCGCCCAGCGCCGAGAACGAGGTCCTCCCATCCGACCAGTGCAGGTACGGGTGCACCGCCGTCAGCGTTGCCGCCAGCGAGCCGCTCGACCCGCCCACGCGCCAGTCGCCCGATCCCTGACTGCGCGCCAGCGCCACTCCCGCCAACCAGCTCTCCGACAGCCACGTGTCCAGTCCCAAGT is a window from the Acidobacteriota bacterium genome containing:
- a CDS encoding autotransporter domain-containing protein, with product GRRVPLSRAEAERFMSSGRPYAGRYSNPARLPGLGSFGGGAMGVAPGGDPECPMGPGAGAQRDCAGRLGSPVGYGGDGLGPDRWLSGTEFVVAWGGGEAADEPTRPGRRWQVWGQGDLQTFQGARSAAVGYGGDLRTGYLGLDTWLSESWLAGVALARSQGSGDWRVGGSSGSLAATLTAVHPYLHWSDGRTSFSALGGGGWGEVENVRRSGRLGTSGLGLGLGLVEVRRRYGAAGGRAEIGLRGDAAWARLATGAGEETIDAHRVGVSQARFGTDVSRPVRMKNGLALAPFVEAHVRRDGGAGQTGTGLELAGGLRAARGRVRVDAQGRMLVLHSAAGYRERGVGVTLSVGSRQQGLSLSLSPRWGDQANGGGRLWQEQVYRGYRGGAERADWGVDAGAGYAMRLRPDRVLTWFCSYSQSSYGPGLVVGVRVGGSGDRLPHPAPAAAPTVR